A stretch of the Sulfurospirillum sp. UCH001 genome encodes the following:
- a CDS encoding phosphomannomutase/phosphoglucomutase — protein sequence MKTIFREYDIRGIYEKELNEQTVKLIGYFLGKQIAKVGKTVAIGYDARSHSPILCEYLTSGLNKAGCKVLTMGLVATPVNYFSNFQEFDGVTPNASIMITGSHNPSEYNGFKITIDKKPFFGEDIYALGREIMQNYDMEIEDDLSSTFINAKERYIAYLVKEFDHLKGFNQPFVYDCGNGVAGVVVQNVFKALNFTCKGLYTDPDGTFPNHHPDPTVEKNLKDIKKELEGDYALGFAYDGDADRIAFLTKHNNVKGDIMAILFSSAMKNPTVIGEVKCSQVMYDEINKRGKAIMYKTGHSNLKVMIAKTNADFAAEVSGHLFFNDRYFGYDDAIYATLRMIEMVKNGLDVDAEIAKLPVVYSTEELKVETNENDKFPLVEKVKELLKNPPKDFPAIKEIVDVDGVRVIFNDGWGLVRASNTTPVLVTRFESTNADNAKLYEKKLNELIAHAKAELH from the coding sequence TTGAAAACGATATTTAGAGAGTATGACATCAGAGGTATCTACGAGAAAGAGCTTAACGAACAAACAGTAAAACTCATTGGTTATTTTTTAGGAAAACAGATTGCAAAAGTGGGTAAAACAGTTGCGATTGGTTATGACGCACGTTCACACTCACCGATTTTATGTGAGTATCTTACCAGTGGCTTAAATAAAGCAGGTTGTAAAGTACTTACAATGGGACTCGTTGCAACGCCTGTCAATTACTTTAGTAACTTTCAAGAGTTTGATGGTGTAACGCCTAATGCTTCGATTATGATTACAGGCTCTCACAATCCAAGTGAGTATAATGGTTTTAAAATCACCATCGATAAAAAGCCTTTCTTTGGTGAAGATATTTATGCGCTTGGTCGTGAGATTATGCAAAATTATGACATGGAAATTGAGGATGATTTAAGCTCTACATTTATCAATGCAAAAGAGCGTTATATTGCTTATCTTGTAAAAGAATTTGATCATCTTAAAGGTTTTAATCAACCATTTGTCTATGACTGTGGTAACGGTGTGGCTGGTGTTGTCGTTCAAAATGTTTTCAAAGCACTAAACTTTACCTGCAAAGGTTTATACACTGATCCAGATGGTACATTCCCAAATCACCATCCTGATCCAACCGTAGAAAAAAATCTCAAAGACATTAAAAAAGAGCTTGAGGGTGACTATGCCCTTGGGTTTGCATACGATGGCGATGCCGATAGAATTGCCTTTTTGACAAAGCATAACAATGTCAAAGGCGACATTATGGCGATTCTTTTCTCAAGCGCTATGAAAAACCCTACGGTGATTGGTGAAGTGAAATGTTCTCAAGTCATGTACGATGAGATTAACAAACGTGGTAAGGCTATTATGTATAAAACAGGCCACAGCAATCTTAAAGTCATGATTGCAAAAACCAATGCTGATTTTGCAGCTGAAGTCAGTGGTCACCTTTTCTTTAATGATCGTTATTTTGGTTATGATGACGCTATTTATGCAACACTCCGCATGATTGAAATGGTAAAAAATGGTTTAGATGTTGACGCTGAAATTGCAAAATTGCCAGTGGTTTACTCTACAGAAGAATTAAAAGTTGAAACCAATGAAAACGACAAGTTCCCTCTTGTTGAAAAAGTAAAAGAGCTTTTGAAAAATCCTCCAAAAGATTTTCCTGCTATTAAAGAGATTGTTGATGTTGATGGCGTTAGGGTTATCTTTAATGATGGTTGGGGACTTGTAAGGGCAAGTAATACAACACCAGTGTTGGTAACACGTTTTGAATCTACCAATGCGGATAATGCGAAATTGTACGAGAAAAAATTAAACGAATTGATCGCGCACGCTAAAGCAGAGCTTCACTAA
- a CDS encoding 3'-5' exonuclease, whose translation MICVFDVETIPDTKLIRNVLHLEGEDLDVSLLAMKEQEEKTGSSFLPISFHKIVAISAVIADDFGIFRKVSSIEGKNEYEMIKNFLGFINKHNPKLISFNGRSFDMPLLMLRAMQYNLTCHAYFEVENKELNKNKWENYRSRYSDRFHVDLLDHLCEFGAVRGMKLDHVCSMVGLPGKYDVHGDQVMELYYAGEIEVIKEYCESDVLNTYWLFLKYELLKGNLIIEDYQRALATMQENLRSDKSYTDVFGIAIEEELYKENH comes from the coding sequence ATGATCTGTGTGTTTGACGTAGAGACCATCCCTGATACCAAGCTGATTCGAAATGTTCTGCATCTTGAAGGAGAAGATCTTGACGTTTCTCTTTTAGCGATGAAAGAACAAGAAGAAAAAACGGGAAGCAGTTTTTTGCCCATCTCTTTTCATAAAATTGTGGCGATTTCAGCTGTCATTGCCGATGATTTTGGCATCTTCCGCAAAGTGAGCAGCATTGAGGGAAAGAATGAATATGAGATGATTAAAAATTTTCTAGGTTTCATCAACAAACACAATCCCAAGTTAATTAGTTTTAATGGCAGAAGTTTTGATATGCCACTTCTCATGCTTCGAGCCATGCAGTATAACCTTACTTGTCATGCTTATTTTGAAGTTGAAAATAAAGAGTTGAATAAGAACAAGTGGGAAAATTATAGGTCGCGTTACAGTGATCGCTTCCATGTAGATTTGTTAGACCACCTCTGCGAATTTGGAGCTGTTCGAGGGATGAAGTTAGATCATGTTTGCTCTATGGTAGGACTTCCTGGAAAGTATGATGTCCATGGTGATCAGGTGATGGAGCTGTATTATGCGGGCGAAATAGAGGTTATTAAGGAGTATTGCGAGAGTGATGTGCTCAACACATATTGGCTATTTTTGAAGTATGAACTCTTAAAAGGAAATCTCATTATAGAGGATTATCAGCGTGCATTAGCTACAATGCAAGAAAATTTGCGTTCCGATAAGTCCTATACGGACGTCTTTGGTATCGCAATCGAAGAAGAATTATACAAGGAGAACCATTGA
- a CDS encoding lysophospholipid acyltransferase family protein, which yields MRIFLEYYIVKTVLLFTRLLPTQCIYALCKGLAALIFRLDPKRRYITLTNLERAHIGKDENDRLFLAKRIYESVGILVAEIFLMMQQRINIDEMVEDYDQTIHDMNTALANKENGILFLTAHFGNWELLAHFFAKHGHPVLVIGRKGNNKFIEEKLTLPFRKLYGNTLTYKDQAISAIIKTLKRKGIAGMLIDQKAAGANSIKVNFFGNPADTVTSTALLKLRYNPAVIPLFMARQASGKYKLIVGSSAELSLPESLSDEDKIARLTQHYNDIIEEVVRAYPEQWFWMHDRWRIS from the coding sequence ATGAGAATTTTTTTAGAGTACTATATTGTAAAAACTGTATTACTCTTCACCAGATTATTGCCGACACAATGTATTTATGCGTTATGTAAAGGCTTGGCAGCACTTATTTTTCGTTTAGATCCTAAGCGTAGATATATCACGCTTACCAACTTAGAACGTGCACACATCGGTAAAGATGAGAATGATCGTCTCTTTTTGGCTAAAAGAATCTATGAAAGTGTAGGAATTTTAGTTGCGGAAATCTTCTTAATGATGCAACAGCGTATCAATATTGATGAGATGGTTGAGGATTACGATCAAACTATTCACGATATGAATACTGCATTAGCCAATAAAGAAAATGGCATTTTATTTCTTACAGCTCATTTTGGAAATTGGGAGCTGCTAGCACATTTTTTTGCTAAGCATGGACATCCTGTTCTTGTTATTGGACGAAAAGGCAATAATAAATTTATTGAAGAAAAACTAACCCTACCATTTCGCAAACTCTATGGCAACACGTTGACATACAAAGATCAAGCCATCAGTGCCATTATCAAGACGTTAAAAAGAAAAGGCATTGCTGGAATGTTGATCGATCAAAAAGCTGCTGGGGCGAACAGTATTAAAGTAAATTTTTTTGGCAACCCTGCCGATACCGTAACCTCAACAGCTCTTTTGAAACTCCGTTATAATCCTGCTGTAATTCCTCTATTTATGGCGCGCCAAGCAAGTGGTAAATATAAACTCATTGTAGGTTCTAGTGCGGAACTTTCTTTACCCGAGTCACTTAGTGATGAAGATAAAATTGCACGTTTAACTCAACATTACAATGATATTATTGAAGAGGTTGTGCGAGCCTACCCAGAACAGTGGTTTTGGATGCATGATCGTTGGAGAATTTCTTAG
- a CDS encoding ELM1/GtrOC1 family putative glycosyltransferase, whose translation MNILILSDGRMGHLSQSVALAKHLGAHYEIIAVHFTCKACKLLSYLLDRLNIYTLFLFRLNPPLVQSYDLIVSAGSSTYYANKTLARKLGIPSVTMMLPQSYRYDFHLMFAQVHDNPPLKENIIPLPANFSYVEPKGLFTPQKKSIGIIIGGNNALFVMDKERLKTQLDFIFQTFQGYEIAVTTSPRTSKEIEELLLSYPFSYSVIFSQNKINPIADFLAHCEVVFITIDSTSMISEAISYGTSSVEILPLSDIKKNKFFTMAQNLEKEGYLHLFNGTLAHSNRKIDFKQYAQKVKP comes from the coding sequence GTGAATATTCTTATTTTAAGCGATGGACGAATGGGACATCTGAGCCAATCTGTCGCACTTGCAAAACATCTTGGAGCACACTATGAGATCATTGCCGTACACTTTACATGTAAAGCGTGCAAACTGCTCTCTTATCTACTGGACCGTCTTAATATTTACACGCTTTTTCTTTTTCGACTGAACCCGCCTTTAGTTCAATCATACGATCTGATTGTCTCAGCAGGCTCTAGTACATACTATGCCAATAAAACACTCGCGCGAAAACTTGGCATTCCCTCTGTCACTATGATGCTACCACAAAGCTACCGCTATGATTTTCATCTTATGTTTGCACAAGTTCACGACAACCCACCTTTGAAAGAAAACATTATTCCACTGCCTGCCAATTTCAGTTACGTCGAACCCAAAGGCCTGTTCACGCCTCAAAAAAAATCGATTGGTATCATTATCGGTGGGAACAATGCCCTTTTTGTCATGGATAAAGAACGCTTGAAGACGCAACTAGACTTCATCTTTCAAACATTTCAAGGCTATGAAATTGCCGTAACAACTTCACCGAGGACATCTAAAGAGATTGAAGAGCTCCTTTTAAGTTACCCTTTTTCATACAGCGTCATTTTTTCACAAAACAAGATCAATCCTATTGCCGATTTCCTAGCCCACTGTGAGGTCGTTTTCATTACCATAGACTCAACCTCAATGATCAGCGAAGCAATCAGTTATGGAACTTCATCTGTTGAGATTTTGCCACTGAGTGACATCAAAAAGAACAAATTTTTCACCATGGCACAAAACCTTGAAAAAGAAGGTTACTTGCATCTTTTTAATGGTACTCTCGCCCACTCTAATCGCAAAATTGACTTTAAACAGTATGCGCAAAAGGTCAAGCCATGA
- a CDS encoding glycosyltransferase family 4 protein: MKIVQLIPELNEGGVERGVVELSRELVKLGFESVIISNGGKLVTQLEQDGALHVKLDVCSKNILSAPWRIWKLYQTLQKIKPDLLHVRSRVPAWMVFFANKLLKIPVVSTVHGFNSVSFYSRIMTRAEHVICVSNAIKQYIQKHYGVDEKQITVIPRGIDLEKFNPHHLDASFIQSFKQQFNLEGKWIISTIGRVTQLKDLETFIEAIAILNKEFPNVVGLIVGGVRKDKQNYFASLQNLVNSLHVKECIHFCGSSDKVAEIYSLSDVVVSSSKKPESFGRSVAEAITLSTPVVATGHGGVLDIIQEGIHGYFTNIGEAKDLAEKISQATALKFDGYTYIREHFSLEQMVEATVKIYKRFEH, translated from the coding sequence ATGAAAATCGTTCAACTCATTCCAGAACTGAATGAAGGCGGTGTGGAACGTGGTGTCGTCGAGCTTTCACGTGAGCTGGTGAAGTTAGGATTTGAGAGTGTCATCATCAGCAACGGTGGAAAATTGGTCACACAATTAGAACAAGATGGGGCTTTACATGTAAAGCTTGATGTCTGTTCTAAAAATATTTTGAGTGCCCCGTGGCGCATCTGGAAGCTCTACCAAACCCTTCAAAAAATCAAGCCCGATCTTTTACATGTAAGAAGTCGCGTGCCAGCTTGGATGGTCTTTTTTGCCAATAAACTTCTCAAAATCCCAGTTGTCTCAACCGTGCATGGCTTTAACTCTGTCAGTTTTTATAGCCGCATCATGACACGAGCGGAGCACGTTATTTGCGTGAGTAACGCTATCAAACAGTACATCCAGAAACATTATGGTGTTGATGAAAAACAAATAACGGTTATTCCAAGAGGCATTGATTTGGAAAAGTTCAATCCTCATCACCTGGATGCTTCGTTTATTCAAAGCTTCAAACAACAGTTTAATCTCGAAGGCAAATGGATTATTTCGACCATTGGGCGTGTTACACAACTTAAAGATTTAGAAACTTTTATAGAAGCTATTGCTATACTAAATAAAGAATTTCCTAATGTTGTTGGCTTAATCGTCGGTGGAGTCAGAAAAGACAAACAGAACTATTTTGCCTCACTTCAAAATCTTGTGAATTCTTTACATGTAAAAGAGTGTATTCACTTTTGCGGAAGCAGTGACAAAGTTGCAGAAATTTATTCACTAAGCGATGTCGTCGTCAGTAGCTCTAAAAAACCTGAGAGTTTTGGAAGAAGTGTCGCAGAAGCGATTACCCTTAGCACACCTGTTGTGGCAACGGGGCATGGTGGCGTTTTAGACATCATTCAAGAGGGCATCCATGGCTATTTCACCAACATTGGTGAGGCTAAAGATTTAGCGGAAAAGATCTCTCAAGCCACCGCATTGAAATTTGATGGCTACACGTACATTCGCGAGCATTTTTCGCTTGAGCAGATGGTCGAAGCCACAGTAAAAATTTATAAAAGGTTCGAACACTAA
- a CDS encoding glycosyltransferase family 4 protein, protein MHILMVSLDFLPTVGGITAHVYELSLALMKNGCKVSVITRTTKETSKPYENIDGIDVYRVNLRFFGATYGWQINRFIQAKLPQIKPDIIHIHGMRPLEFYTIPSIPLVYTNHTSGYLKRIQKGGYRIALLQRLFKKPALFLAPSKELLEVPFEFKAKKVYIPNGVISEKLKRNEEARVKIRAELGLKSNDILAIVTRRLVQKNGVKYLSLATQYIQNPHLKLLIIGDGEEFDEIKTNLERYFKDRFFMLGAKKHHEIIDYYSASDLSILPSLMEATSISGLEAMGASLPLIGTKVGGIPELIKEGINGYLCEAKNPHDLADKIDTLLAQDFKTMGKNSLEIVTKDFDWDIIAKATLREYRGLL, encoded by the coding sequence ATGCACATTCTTATGGTATCTTTAGACTTTTTGCCAACGGTGGGGGGCATTACGGCGCATGTGTATGAGCTCTCATTGGCACTGATGAAAAATGGCTGTAAAGTAAGCGTCATCACCCGAACAACCAAAGAGACGAGCAAGCCTTATGAAAACATTGATGGCATTGATGTCTATCGAGTCAATTTGCGCTTTTTTGGAGCAACCTATGGCTGGCAAATTAACCGTTTCATCCAAGCAAAATTACCCCAAATCAAACCAGATATTATTCACATTCATGGGATGCGACCTTTAGAATTTTACACTATTCCTTCTATTCCCTTGGTCTACACCAACCATACTTCTGGTTATTTGAAACGCATTCAAAAAGGTGGTTATCGCATCGCCCTCTTACAAAGACTTTTCAAAAAACCAGCTCTCTTTTTAGCACCGAGTAAAGAGCTTTTGGAAGTTCCTTTTGAATTCAAAGCAAAAAAAGTCTATATTCCCAATGGCGTCATTAGCGAAAAACTCAAACGCAATGAAGAAGCCAGAGTCAAAATACGCGCCGAATTGGGACTAAAGAGTAATGATATTCTCGCTATTGTGACCAGACGATTAGTGCAAAAAAATGGTGTGAAGTATCTTTCTTTAGCAACACAATACATTCAAAATCCACACTTGAAACTTCTTATCATCGGAGATGGCGAAGAGTTTGATGAGATTAAAACCAACCTAGAACGCTATTTTAAAGATAGATTTTTTATGTTAGGGGCTAAAAAGCATCATGAAATCATCGACTATTACAGTGCTTCAGACCTTTCAATTCTTCCTTCACTTATGGAAGCAACCAGCATTAGCGGCCTTGAAGCGATGGGTGCGTCGTTACCGCTTATTGGCACTAAAGTCGGAGGTATACCAGAGCTCATCAAAGAAGGCATCAACGGCTACTTGTGTGAAGCGAAAAACCCGCACGATTTGGCAGACAAAATTGACACCCTTTTAGCGCAAGACTTTAAAACCATGGGAAAAAATTCTCTTGAAATCGTCACAAAAGATTTTGATTGGGACATTATCGCCAAGGCAACTTTGAGAGAGTATCGAGGTCTTTTATGA
- the wecB gene encoding non-hydrolyzing UDP-N-acetylglucosamine 2-epimerase — MKKILIVFGTRPEAIKMAPLVKEFQKYPALFETKVCVSAQHRQMLDQVLRLFEIVPDFDLDIMKPNQDLYDITANVLLGLKNVLDAFQPDVLFVHGDTTTTFTASLAAYYQKIEVAHVEAGLRTHNLYSPWPEEANRQLTTVLAKYHFAPTQASQENLLKENIDPKNIVVTGNTVIDALLLTVDKIKSTPKLKQKLMEQIGLPFEVENSRFVLVTGHRRENFGQGFINICEALKALALQNPSINIVYPVHLNPNVLEPVTQILSGISNIYLIAPQEYEAFVFLMSHAHIILTDSGGVQEEAPSLGKPVLVMRETTERPEALQAGTVKLVGTDTAKIVREMQSLLDSDLAYNAMSKAHNPYGNGGSCEKIVKFMMP; from the coding sequence ATGAAAAAAATTCTTATCGTTTTTGGGACAAGACCCGAAGCGATTAAAATGGCTCCTTTGGTTAAAGAGTTTCAAAAATACCCAGCGTTGTTTGAAACCAAAGTCTGCGTGAGCGCACAACACAGGCAAATGCTCGACCAAGTCCTTAGACTTTTTGAGATTGTGCCCGATTTTGACCTTGACATCATGAAACCTAATCAAGACCTTTATGACATCACTGCCAATGTGCTTTTAGGGCTTAAAAACGTGCTCGACGCTTTTCAACCCGATGTTCTTTTTGTGCATGGTGACACAACGACAACCTTTACAGCGTCTCTTGCGGCGTATTATCAAAAAATAGAAGTGGCGCACGTTGAAGCGGGACTTAGAACACACAACCTTTATTCGCCATGGCCCGAAGAAGCCAATAGACAACTGACAACCGTTTTAGCAAAGTACCATTTTGCGCCCACACAAGCATCGCAAGAAAATCTACTGAAAGAAAATATTGACCCAAAAAATATTGTGGTAACGGGAAATACCGTTATTGACGCACTCTTGTTAACGGTAGACAAAATCAAGTCTACTCCTAAGCTCAAGCAGAAGCTGATGGAACAGATAGGATTGCCTTTCGAGGTTGAAAACAGTCGTTTTGTATTGGTGACAGGACATCGAAGAGAAAATTTTGGACAAGGATTTATCAACATCTGCGAAGCCTTAAAAGCTCTAGCCCTTCAAAATCCTTCCATCAACATCGTCTATCCCGTTCATCTCAATCCCAATGTTTTGGAACCTGTCACACAAATCCTTTCTGGCATTTCCAATATTTATCTCATCGCTCCGCAAGAGTATGAAGCTTTTGTCTTTTTAATGAGTCATGCGCATATCATCCTTACCGATTCTGGGGGTGTGCAAGAAGAGGCTCCTAGTCTTGGAAAACCTGTGCTTGTGATGCGAGAAACCACAGAACGACCAGAAGCACTCCAAGCAGGAACGGTCAAACTGGTGGGTACAGATACAGCAAAAATCGTCCGTGAAATGCAATCTTTGCTTGATTCTGACCTAGCGTATAACGCGATGAGCAAAGCCCACAATCCTTACGGGAATGGCGGTTCATGCGAAAAAATTGTTAAGTTTATGATGCCATGA
- a CDS encoding glycosyltransferase family 9 protein: protein MKILIIRFTALGDLVTLEPTFRAFRYFFKEAKITLLTSSFGKGLYEDSDYFDDYVVHKNFWTTVKSLRKEHFDLVINLQCNKPSHYINLLLHKDQTINKSFNLFQKIFHIKTHSKNIQEMLLCANVAQDAIASYFQHPENDTILLPPYKDKTKSTCHRIALSTGSSERWKSKQWGVENYCDLIQKLSQQGIEITLVGSKLEADDATYIQNRIPTVLNFVGKTSLSELKNILHSVDLYIGNDSGPTHIAAGVGTDTLTIFGSTGIKHCPAFEKYKGVHLYIKPDSSIACHPCYKGVCPTQHECMKNISVATVFSKIIEHLKG from the coding sequence ATGAAAATTTTAATTATTCGATTCACCGCACTTGGGGACTTAGTGACACTAGAGCCTACTTTTAGAGCTTTTCGGTATTTTTTCAAAGAGGCTAAAATCACTCTGCTCACCTCTTCTTTTGGAAAAGGGTTATACGAAGACAGTGACTATTTTGATGATTATGTTGTTCATAAAAATTTTTGGACAACGGTAAAATCGTTGAGAAAAGAGCATTTTGATCTCGTCATCAATCTGCAATGCAACAAGCCATCGCACTACATCAATCTTTTGTTACACAAAGATCAAACCATCAATAAATCTTTTAACCTGTTTCAAAAGATTTTTCACATCAAAACGCATTCAAAAAATATTCAAGAGATGCTTTTGTGTGCCAACGTTGCACAAGATGCCATAGCGTCTTATTTTCAACATCCAGAGAACGACACCATTTTATTGCCACCATATAAAGATAAAACAAAAAGCACATGTCATCGTATTGCACTCTCTACAGGAAGTAGCGAGAGATGGAAAAGTAAACAATGGGGCGTTGAAAATTACTGCGATCTCATTCAAAAACTTTCTCAACAAGGCATTGAAATTACGCTCGTCGGTTCAAAATTAGAAGCTGATGATGCAACGTATATTCAAAACCGTATTCCAACTGTTTTGAATTTTGTAGGGAAAACCTCTCTTAGCGAACTAAAAAACATCTTGCATTCTGTAGATTTATACATAGGCAACGATAGCGGACCTACCCATATTGCAGCAGGTGTAGGCACAGATACCCTCACGATTTTTGGATCAACAGGAATTAAACATTGCCCTGCTTTTGAAAAATATAAAGGAGTCCATTTATACATCAAACCTGATTCAAGTATTGCGTGTCATCCTTGCTATAAAGGTGTTTGTCCAACACAGCATGAATGTATGAAAAATATCAGTGTTGCGACAGTTTTTAGTAAGATTATCGAACATTTAAAAGGTTAA
- a CDS encoding glycosyltransferase encodes MIPLKIVHCANFSESKYGAVYYAIDRKISNGLIRNDHFVYDFSYREVAKNSTFFKSKKFGVKNANNALLETLKNIEPDLLLLGHSELITFETLRTAKELYPQMKIAMWWVDWIYNLNHILERLELIDHFFITTDPKELLQTNLHQKLYEKCSYLPNICDSSIDTCKAFENKNYEFDLLFIGRYDKEREKFIDFLKHSFSHLKLGFFGLTKETVLTGSHYIKTIGGSKIGINYSRKNDISMYSSDRIIHLLANGVLVFSPRIPNLETIIEENEIVYFDDYEDFTCKLHYYLEHNEERIKMSKKGWLKAHQCFNEKVITQSMINKIYSNNGGFDEY; translated from the coding sequence ATGATCCCCCTCAAAATCGTTCATTGTGCAAATTTTAGTGAATCAAAATATGGCGCTGTTTACTACGCAATAGACAGAAAAATATCCAATGGACTCATTCGCAATGACCATTTTGTTTATGACTTTAGTTATCGGGAAGTCGCAAAAAACTCCACTTTCTTTAAAAGTAAAAAATTTGGAGTCAAAAATGCCAATAACGCACTTCTTGAAACCCTGAAAAATATAGAACCCGACCTTTTACTTTTAGGACATAGCGAACTTATCACCTTTGAAACTCTACGCACGGCAAAAGAGCTGTATCCTCAAATGAAAATCGCTATGTGGTGGGTAGATTGGATTTATAATTTAAATCATATTTTGGAAAGATTAGAGCTTATTGACCACTTTTTTATTACGACAGACCCTAAAGAGTTACTACAGACAAATCTTCATCAAAAGTTGTATGAAAAGTGCAGCTATCTGCCCAATATCTGTGACTCATCCATCGATACATGTAAAGCGTTTGAAAACAAAAATTATGAATTTGATCTCCTTTTCATAGGAAGATACGATAAAGAACGCGAGAAATTTATCGACTTTTTAAAACACTCCTTTTCGCATTTAAAATTAGGCTTTTTTGGACTGACCAAAGAAACTGTTTTGACAGGAAGCCATTACATTAAAACAATTGGAGGATCTAAAATTGGTATTAACTACAGCAGAAAAAACGATATCAGCATGTATTCATCCGATAGGATTATTCATCTTCTCGCCAATGGGGTACTGGTTTTTTCTCCTCGCATACCCAATCTTGAAACAATTATCGAAGAGAATGAAATCGTCTATTTTGACGATTATGAAGATTTTACATGTAAACTTCATTATTACCTTGAACATAATGAAGAAAGAATCAAAATGAGCAAAAAAGGTTGGTTAAAAGCACATCAATGTTTTAATGAGAAAGTGATTACACAAAGTATGATAAATAAAATTTATTCAAATAATGGTGGTTTCGATGAATATTAA
- a CDS encoding O-antigen ligase, which yields MNINTNRSFSFLIKFFLFMWIAFIPMKTSVYQISFIGILGVFFTYLFLHKKILILKSIFIEHKNIVFSFGIILISMTISNSLSTVTTIDSWSAEFHYVFRYFFIFVILIFFHKESIISKKFVLFTVLFSLSFQGIDGISQALFEYDFIKHNVSSINDGLSGATFNRNTFGFFMSIGVSVCTGLLFYNQRYKLTYINIYILSILLFIFLFNLLFSYSRASWLFYGVFFLILCFAEYKKISKKHFLIFLVIAILIALVFFYYDNLFFRLGQLFKMEDSGRIPIWKDVIDLIKQNYIFGYGLMSYASIASQPILSVHNSILEILLFVGLFGFISFALLLYFILREIIQIRNHFYLALFFAFLVITQFDNSIIKSITTLSSLSIFAFFIFAKNNTIEST from the coding sequence ATGAATATTAATACTAATAGATCATTTTCTTTTTTAATAAAATTCTTTTTATTTATGTGGATTGCTTTTATACCCATGAAAACATCTGTTTATCAAATTAGTTTTATTGGTATTCTTGGAGTGTTTTTTACCTATTTGTTTTTACATAAAAAAATATTAATTCTAAAAAGTATTTTTATAGAGCATAAAAACATCGTTTTTTCTTTTGGAATTATTTTGATTAGTATGACTATTTCTAACAGCTTAAGCACCGTTACAACTATTGATTCATGGAGTGCAGAATTTCACTATGTTTTTAGATACTTTTTCATATTTGTGATACTTATATTTTTTCATAAAGAATCAATTATCAGTAAAAAATTTGTGTTATTTACTGTACTTTTTTCGCTATCATTTCAAGGCATTGATGGTATATCCCAAGCACTATTTGAATATGATTTTATAAAACATAATGTTAGTTCTATTAATGATGGACTTTCTGGTGCAACTTTTAATAGAAATACTTTTGGATTCTTTATGTCAATAGGAGTTTCAGTTTGCACAGGTCTACTTTTTTATAATCAAAGATATAAACTCACTTACATCAATATTTATATTCTAAGCATTCTTCTATTTATTTTTCTTTTTAACTTGCTTTTTTCATATTCAAGAGCATCTTGGCTGTTTTATGGTGTCTTTTTTCTCATTTTATGCTTTGCTGAATATAAAAAAATTTCAAAAAAACACTTCTTGATATTTTTAGTTATTGCTATTTTGATAGCCTTAGTATTTTTTTACTATGATAATCTGTTTTTCAGGCTAGGACAACTATTCAAGATGGAAGATAGCGGTAGAATCCCTATTTGGAAAGATGTTATTGATTTAATAAAACAAAATTATATTTTTGGCTATGGTCTTATGAGTTATGCCTCTATTGCCTCACAACCAATACTAAGTGTTCATAATAGTATTCTTGAAATACTGCTTTTTGTTGGATTATTTGGATTTATTTCATTTGCACTTTTACTCTATTTTATTTTAAGAGAAATAATACAGATAAGAAATCATTTTTATCTCGCATTGTTCTTTGCATTTCTTGTTATCACACAATTCGATAATAGCATTATAAAAAGTATTACCACATTGTCAAGCCTGTCAATTTTTGCATTTTTTATTTTTGCTAAAAATAATACTATCGAATCAACATAA